In Deltaproteobacteria bacterium, the genomic window TCCGCCCAAAGGGATGATGGAACATAGCAAGTTAAATGAAGCAATAAAAATGACATAACAACATAGGCAATATAGACGGAATTTTTTTTCATTTTATTAATCCTCCATAATATATTTTTCAGATAGTTCTTGTGGGGCAATCCGGGCAGACAATTCATAATTAGCCAATAGCCTTCAATGATTTAACAAATACTCCCTGCTGGAGAAAAGATCCTCGTTCTCCTGATACAAGAAAAGGAACAATCGCCTCAATAAAGCTTCTGTCCCTCATCACTGTTGCCACAGCCGTCAGTCACCCATTGCCTCCCCCAGGGCCACTCCCTTAAAACTGACTTTATATTGAATGATTTGATACGTATATCACTACATATGAAAGCGGTCAAGCGCTTTTTCAATCACGGAAAAGTACAGTTTTGCGCAAAGGCGCCAGAAAAGCGAAGAAGAGCTTGGCTGCTTAGTCAGGGAGCAAGGAGGGGCAATTGGTCCCCTGCATAATACTGTTAGTAATTAGTCATTTTTGAAAAGTTTAATGGGGTGATGGGATGTAAAGTATGGATAAAGAAAGGGATGCCGGATAAGTGCAGATTAGGAGCGGAGCCTGGAATAAATGCAGTGTTCATAAATCCACCGGCACAGGCCATAAGAAATAGCACTTTTAATAATCTCATGCTATGATTGCCCTGCTTCGATTTCACTATTGCAAAAGGAGGTTATTATGAAAAGCTGGGTATTTCTCATGGGCGCCATATTTCTGGAAGTGGCCGGAACGACCTGCATGAAACTGTCAGAGGGTTTTAGCAGGCTTGTCCCTTCCCTTCTCATCTTCCTCTTTTACGGCTTTTCATTTACGGCCCTTACCTTTGCCCTGAAAAAAATCGATATCAGCATCGCCTATGCCGTCTGGTCAGGCATTGGAACCGCCGTCGTTGCCCTTATCGGATTTGCCTGGTTCAAGGAATCCATGACCCTCCTTAAAATTGTGAGCATTTGCCTTATTATAGCCGGTGTGGTTGGTCTTAACCTGAGCGGCGCCAAACAGTAGGAGAGCACGCCATGTTTCTTTTTAAAAAAACAGTTTCCCCTTTTTTTATGCCCCTCCCTTTCTCTCTTCTCGTCTCTTTCACAGGCCTTTACCTGTTATGGATGACATCAAAAAAGAAGGCAGGGAAAATATTAGTAACAGCAGGCATCCTTTTCACGGCAATATTCAGCTTTACACCTTTTGCCGATTTTCTTATTAAACCATTGGAAAAACAATACAGTCCCTACCATTCACAACGAAAGGATAACATCAAGTATGTCGTTGTTCTTGGGGGGGGACATATTTACGACATCTCTGTTCCGGCCTCCAGCAGGATCAGTTACCCGGCTATGATGCGGCTTGCTGAAGGAATAAAAATCTTTAATGAAATTCCGGGGAGCAAGCTGCTTCTTTCCGGCGGCGGCTCTAAAAGTCCCGACACGGATGCCGAAATAATGTTTACCATTGCACGCTCATTGGGAGTAAAGAAAGAGAGGATTATTATAGAGTCAAAATCGAAAGACACAAAAGATCAGGCTCGAATTATAAGAAATATGGTAAAAAATGCCCCCTTTGTTCTCGTCACATCTGCCGCACACATGAAGCGCTCTGTAGCCCTCTTTAACAAGATGGGCATGAAGCCCATTACCGCTCCCACCGATTATTTGGCCAGAGATGACGGGAGACCGAAAGGCTTTGGTTATTTAGTGCCTTCAAGCAATGCCGTTGCCAGAGTTGAAAGCGCCGTTCATGAATACCTGGGTATTATATGGGCGAAGCTGAGGGGGCAGGTTTAGTAGTGACACCCGGCAATAAGATGGCCCTTGAATATCAAGGGCCACCTGCATAACCATAATTCCATTGAGCATATTCTGCCCGCTGGAACCAAATGCAGCAATTTTATCTTTACTAATCTGTCTCTTTTGTTGATAATAGAATTATTTAGTACCTAAAACAACATCCTGGGGGTTACGATGGAAAAGAAAATGGAAAACTTAAACAAACTCCTTACGGCAGCAGCCGGCAAACTCGATAAATCGGCAGCGCTCATAACGGAACTTGATCTGGACAAGAAAAACAACCGTGAGAGGATTGCAGAAGCATTGGCAAACATCTTCCAGATTCAGCATCAGATTTACGAACTCAAACCGGAGCTCAAACCTGACTATCTAAAGCGTGACGCATCCCCGGCAGAGAGGAAATCCGGCGCCATATCATAAGACCAGATACACTCAGCGCCAGTCACGCCTTTCTCAGCACAGGAGTCTATCGGCCTGCCTTCACTTCTATTTTCCAAAACATCCACCCCTTACAGCCTTTGGTATTTTTTCCACAGTCTTTCTTCTGCCTTATTAGGCTAACTTTTCTATCCAGTGAAACAGACGAAAGGGATTAGTCTTTAAAATTATCAATTCAACATTTGACATTTCAACGATAATATATATATTGTTTTCTTTATAGAATTTCCGGGAAGAATGATAGATGAAGCTAAACCACTTTACAGTGAAACATACAGGATTAAAGGGAACTGAAAGACCTCCCCACTTGTGAAATATCATTAACTTACTTTTCTTGTTATCCCCCTAAAGTCTGAAATGAGAGAAAGCAATGATCATCGGGACAGCAGGACATATAGACCACGGCAAAACGTCACTTATCCGGGTGCTTACCGGTATTGATACGGACCGGCTCAAGGAAGAGAAGAAGCGGGGCATGTCTATCGATATCGGTTTTGCCTA contains:
- a CDS encoding multidrug efflux SMR transporter, coding for MKSWVFLMGAIFLEVAGTTCMKLSEGFSRLVPSLLIFLFYGFSFTALTFALKKIDISIAYAVWSGIGTAVVALIGFAWFKESMTLLKIVSICLIIAGVVGLNLSGAKQ
- the elyC gene encoding envelope biogenesis factor ElyC; this encodes MFLFKKTVSPFFMPLPFSLLVSFTGLYLLWMTSKKKAGKILVTAGILFTAIFSFTPFADFLIKPLEKQYSPYHSQRKDNIKYVVVLGGGHIYDISVPASSRISYPAMMRLAEGIKIFNEIPGSKLLLSGGGSKSPDTDAEIMFTIARSLGVKKERIIIESKSKDTKDQARIIRNMVKNAPFVLVTSAAHMKRSVALFNKMGMKPITAPTDYLARDDGRPKGFGYLVPSSNAVARVESAVHEYLGIIWAKLRGQV